The following proteins come from a genomic window of Salvia hispanica cultivar TCC Black 2014 chromosome 4, UniMelb_Shisp_WGS_1.0, whole genome shotgun sequence:
- the LOC125222189 gene encoding probable E3 ubiquitin-protein ligase RHG1A isoform X2 produces the protein MQGPSSSVSTLPENIGFDHGSGSGDATIESHSQLPWTSMQATVQNRLPDYRMLPSEANNQYLQHVRHEGPNVEWSVGETSSSSSQRLGDQNERKMENSWTFGLRTNLALEERQYEDSDVRSLDNINVNSQGSQGAHTGFGLRTSSSSALPQDLNMISGFVDSDDDDDNDDDCQVVERPGSYISIGLSNEQMQAPRTSSDPFSMPPRRGGYVMDEREDRPGLSIDGRHMSCKRKALEVQTGQSSGVGSSSFQHDERNQLHTMPTTHVAVSNSSVPASTHNDAIVNNGSEPANPRLRLGAAAAARSAMPFSLTSSGNAESSRRNFRLRMNGLHQQDTFPNNSLLTETDVGNVGLSSSRHSSRLLRNHLFDMAPSNSVENANLNSRPVLSDPLVRRNNHPRWQSRTSRWAAAIAAASAASEDRRMPFGEPSSRHIPQNISEHPMFVPASEMGNSSQNPTNWNFSGGSNSVAGNSASSSRAGSSTGLNAAATSWSHRSHPQYPQRLSEIVRRSLLSSAGAEAAGQSSNHAARSGLPQEMVLPSGSESHGHRGLSSRSAYLERHVDGAFGVPHSLRALAAAGEGRGGVMSEIRHVLDLMRRGEGLRFEDVMILDHSVLFGMADTHDRHRDMRLDVDNMSYEELLALEERIGNVCTGLSEETVTSRLKRRKYLGGKAKNAAEMEPCSICREEYNKGEDLGALECGHNFHADCIKEWLMHKNLCPICKTTGLTT, from the exons ATGCAAGGGCCAAGTAGCTCCGTCAGTACTTTACCTGAGAATATAGGATTTGATCATGGCTCTGGGTCGGGTGACGCCACCATAGAGTCCCATTCCCAACTTCCGTGGACTAGTATGCAGGCCACCGTGCAAAACCGGCTACCAGATTACAGAATGCTGCCAAGTGAGGCCAATAATCAGTACTTGCAACATGTGAGGCATGAGGGGCCGAATGTGGAGTGGAGTGTAGGTGAAACTAGTTCCAGTTCATCACAGCGCCTAGGCGATCAAAATGAGAGGAAAATGGAGAATAGTTGGACCTTTGGCTTGAGAACCAACCTCGCCTTAGAAGAGAGGCAATACGAAGACTCTGATGTTCGTTCATTGGATAACATCAATGTGAACTCACAAGGAAGTCAGGGTGCACACACTGGCTTTGGTTTGCGCACTTCTAGCTCCAGCGCCCTTCCTCAGGATCTTAATATGATCTCGGGATTTGTTGATtcagatgatgatgatgacaaCGATGATGATTGCCAGGTAGTCGAGCGTCCCGGCTCCTACATATCTATTGGACTGTCTAATGAACAGATGCAAGCTCCCCGCACCTCCTCTGATCCGTTTTCCATGCCTCCAAGGCGCGGTGGCTATGTGATGGACGAGAGGGAAGACAGGCCGGGTCTTTCAATCGATGGCCGACATATGTCATGCAAGCGAAAAGCTCTTGAAGTGCAAACAGGACAGTCTTCGGGAGTAGGGAGCTCAAGTTTTCAACATGATGAAAGAAACCAATTGCATACCATGCCAACCACTCATGTTGCTGTCAGCAACTCTAGTGTACCGGCTTCAACACACAATGATGCCATCGTTAATAATGGTTCGGAGCCAGCAAATCCGAGGCTCAGGCTTggtgcagcagcagcagctcgTTCTGCGATGCCTTTCTCGCTGACCTCTTCAGGGAATGCAGAAAGTTCCCGTAGAAATTTCCGTTTGCGAATGAATGGCCTACACCAACAGGATACATTTCCCAACAACTCTCTTTTGACCGAGACTGATGTTGGAAATGTAGGCCTTTCATCTTCTAGGCACTCTTCTAGATTACTCCGAAACCATCTATTTGATATGGCCCCGTCTAACTCAGTGGAAAATGCAAACCTAAACAGCCGGCCTGTTCTGTCTGATCCTCTTGTGCGCCGTAATAATCATCCTAGGTGGCAATCGAGAACTAGCAGGTGGGCTGCTGCTATTGCTGCAGCATCAGCAGCTTCCGAAGACAGGAGGATGCCTTTCGGAGAGCCTTCTTCAAGGCATATTCCACAAAACATTTCCGAGCATCCTATGTTCGTTCCAGCAAGTGAGATGGGAAACTCATCTCAGAATCCTACGAACTGGAACTTTTCTGGCGGGAGCAACAGTGTGGCTGGAAATTCCGCATCTAGTTCTCGGGCCGGGTCCAGCACCGGCCTCAATGCTGCTGCTACAAGTTGGTCCCATCGGAGCCATCCCCAATATCCTCAGAGATTATCAGAGATTGTGAGGAGATCTCTGTTGTCGAGTGCAGGAGCCGAGGCTGCAGGTCAGAGCAGCAATCATGCTGCAAGATCGGGACTACCTCAGGAGATGGTACTTCCATCGGGATCTGAAAGTCATGGTCATCGTGGGCTAAGCTCGAGATCAGCATATCTGGAGAGGCACGTCGATGGTGCTTTTGGGGTACCGCATTCGCTGAGGGCTTTGGCTGCTGCAGGTGAAGGAAGAGGCGGTGTAATGTCCGAG ATTCGCCACGTCCTGGACCTCATGAGGAGAGGGGAAGGCTTGAGATTTGAG GATGTGATGATCCTCGATCACTCGGTCCTTTTTGGGATGGCCGACACCCATGATCGGCACCGGGATATGCGACTAGATGTTGATAACATGTCGTACGAG GAACTATTGGCCCTAGAGGAGCGCATCGGAAATGTGTGCACCGGGCTGAGTGAAGAAACCGTGACGAGCCGTTTGAAACGACGGAAATACCTAGGTGGTAAAGCCAAGAATGCGGCTGAGATGGAGCCTTGCAGTATATGTCGG GAGGAGTATAACAAAGGTGAAGATCTCGGAGCGTTGGAATGCGGGCATAATTTCCATGCCGACTGCATCAAGGAATGGCTGATGCATAAGAACTTGTGCCCCATTTGTAAAACGACGGGGCTGACCACCTGA
- the LOC125222744 gene encoding transcription factor SPATULA-like: MSDLYGSNESEDMSSFLQILLQNSSSSAGGLFGGGGAVAESSTSISFSDPSCKNLSSTFEGGEAYDTMMNPVAPRSSKRSRAAEVHNLSEKRRRSRINEKLKALQNLIPNSNKTDKASMLDEAIEYLKQLQLQVQMLTMRNGLSLHPGYSLGSLQSMLAPPSVGLDIDEGIPLLHTNRGLEFSRDQNDVFMQTPANHGPSALPMLVPSTSNAANSAVLPSYGLMASTKDICRDDTLSRLQLDISCSGNNSTARVSSQ, from the exons ATGTCGGATCTTTACGGAAGCAATGAATCTGAAGACATGTCGTCTTTTCTCCAAATTCTTCTACAAAACTCGTCTTCCTCCGCCGGAGGCTTGTTCGGCGGCGGAGGGGCGGTGGCGGAGTCCTCCACCAGCATAAGTTTCTCTGATCCCAGCTGCAAGAATCTCTCTTCCACTTTTGAG GGAGGAGAAGCTTATGATACAATGATGAATCCGGTGGCACCTCGTTCTTCGAAGAGAAGTAGAGCTGCTGAGGTCCACAATTTATCAGAAAAG AGGAGGCGAAGCCGGATCAACGAGAAGCTGAAAGCACTTCAGAATCTGATTCCGAATTCTAACAAG ACTGACAAGGCATCTATGTTGGATGAAGCCATTGAATATCTCAAACAGCTTCAACTGCAAGTTCAG ATGTTGACAATGAGAAACGGGTTGAGTCTGCACCCCGGATACTCCCTAGGGTCACTGCAGTCGATGCTAGCACCACCCTCAGTTGGTCTTGACATAGACGAAGGCATTCCATTGCTACACACAAACCGAGGATTGGAGTTCTCTAGGGATCAAAACGACGTCTTTATGCAGACACCAGCAAACCACGGTCCCTCAGCCCTGCCAATGCTCGTGCCATCCACATCAAACGCTGCTAACTCTGCAGTGCTCCCGAGCTATGGATTGATGGCCTCCACAAAG GATATCTGCAGGGATGACACTTTGTCGCGGTTGCAGCTCGATATAAGCTGCTCGGGCAACAATTCTACGGCCAGGGTGTCATCGCAGTAG
- the LOC125218867 gene encoding 50S ribosomal protein L4-like: MAFSISRRVLRAFAPSDVSSLSFSLYNAFRGHDCGDSSSMMRSSVVGKTSLDVCRRYSTTILTPNSSEGAFPLHLLSCKSKSVAIPDREIGLSQDLVIPVTNFLNEDKGFMTLGGDVFDVPIRKDIIHRVVRWQLAKRRQGTHSTKTISEVSGTGRKPWPQKGTGRARHGTLRGAQFRGGATMHGPKPRSHAIKLNKKVRRLGLKIALSARAAEGKLMVFEDLEVPSHKTKNIVHFVSQMENAKKILVVDGGPINEKLKLATQNLHYVNVLPSIGLNVYSILLHDTLVMSRDAVNRIVERMRTPINR, encoded by the exons ATGGCTTTCTCGATTTCTAGAAGAGTATTGCGTGCCTTCGCTCCCAGCGATGTTTCTTCTCTGTCATTTTCATTATACAACG CATTTCGTGGTCATGATTGTGGTGATAGCTCGTCGATGATGAGATCCTCTGTCGTTGGAAAG ACATCGTTGGATGTTTGCCGGAGGTACTCTACTACCATTTTGACTCCGAATTCAAGTGAGGGTGCATTTCCCTTGCATTTGCTGTCctgtaaaagtaaaagtgtGGCCATTCCGGATCGGGAAATAG GTCTCTCCCAGGATCTGGTTATTCCTGTTACGAATTTTCTGAATGAAGATAAAGGCTTTATGACGTTGGGTGGTGATGTTTTTGATGTCCCAATTAGAAAGGATATTATTCATCGTGTCGTAAGGTGGCAACTAGCCAAGCGGCGGCAG GGGACACATTCAACTAAAACCATAAGTGAGGTTAGTGGGACTGGAAGAAAGCCTTGGCCCCAGAAGGGTACTGGTCGAGCAAGGCATGGAACACTGCGCGGTGCACAG TTCAGAGGTGGTGCTACCATGCACGGTCCAAAGCCACGAAGTCATGCTATCAAGCTGAATAAGAAGGTTCGGCGACTAGGACTGAAGATTGCACTTTCAGCTCGTGCTGCTGAAGGGAAG CTTATGGTTTTTGAGGATTTAGAAGTTCCTTCGCACAAGACAAAGAACATTGTGCACTTTGTGAGTCAAATGGAGAATGCTAAGAAAATTCTGGTGGTTGATGGCGGTCCTATTAATGAGAAGCTGAAGTTGGCCACTCAGAATTTACATTATGTCAACGTATTGCCATCCATT GGTCTGAATGTTTACAGCATCCTTCTGCATGATACACTAGTAATGTCACGTGATGCTGTGAACCGAATAGTTGAAAGGATGAGAACTCCAATCAATCGCTGA
- the LOC125222189 gene encoding probable E3 ubiquitin-protein ligase RHG1A isoform X1, with the protein MQGPSSSVSTLPENIGFDHGSGSGDATIESHSQLPWTSMQATVQNRLPDYRMLPSEANNQYLQHVRHEGPNVEWSVGETSSSSSQRLGDQNERKMENSWTFGLRTNLALEERQYEDSDVRSLDNINVNSQGSQGAHTGFGLRTSSSSALPQDLNMISGFVDSDDDDDNDDDCQVVERPGSYISIGLSNEQMQAPRTSSDPFSMPPRRGGYVMDEREDRPGLSIDGRHMSCKRKALEVQTGQSSGVGSSSFQHDERNQLHTMPTTHVAVSNSSVPASTHNDAIVNNGSEPANPRLRLGAAAAARSAMPFSLTSSGNAESSRRNFRLRMNGLHQQDTFPNNSLLTETDVGNVGLSSSRHSSRLLRNHLFDMAPSNSVENANLNSRPVLSDPLVRRNNHPRWQSRTSRWAAAIAAASAASEDRRMPFGEPSSRHIPQNISEHPMFVPASEMGNSSQNPTNWNFSGGSNSVAGNSASSSRAGSSTGLNAAATSWSHRSHPQYPQRLSEIVRRSLLSSAGAEAAGQSSNHAARSGLPQEMVLPSGSESHGHRGLSSRSAYLERHVDGAFGVPHSLRALAAAGEGRGGVMSEQIRHVLDLMRRGEGLRFEDVMILDHSVLFGMADTHDRHRDMRLDVDNMSYEELLALEERIGNVCTGLSEETVTSRLKRRKYLGGKAKNAAEMEPCSICREEYNKGEDLGALECGHNFHADCIKEWLMHKNLCPICKTTGLTT; encoded by the exons ATGCAAGGGCCAAGTAGCTCCGTCAGTACTTTACCTGAGAATATAGGATTTGATCATGGCTCTGGGTCGGGTGACGCCACCATAGAGTCCCATTCCCAACTTCCGTGGACTAGTATGCAGGCCACCGTGCAAAACCGGCTACCAGATTACAGAATGCTGCCAAGTGAGGCCAATAATCAGTACTTGCAACATGTGAGGCATGAGGGGCCGAATGTGGAGTGGAGTGTAGGTGAAACTAGTTCCAGTTCATCACAGCGCCTAGGCGATCAAAATGAGAGGAAAATGGAGAATAGTTGGACCTTTGGCTTGAGAACCAACCTCGCCTTAGAAGAGAGGCAATACGAAGACTCTGATGTTCGTTCATTGGATAACATCAATGTGAACTCACAAGGAAGTCAGGGTGCACACACTGGCTTTGGTTTGCGCACTTCTAGCTCCAGCGCCCTTCCTCAGGATCTTAATATGATCTCGGGATTTGTTGATtcagatgatgatgatgacaaCGATGATGATTGCCAGGTAGTCGAGCGTCCCGGCTCCTACATATCTATTGGACTGTCTAATGAACAGATGCAAGCTCCCCGCACCTCCTCTGATCCGTTTTCCATGCCTCCAAGGCGCGGTGGCTATGTGATGGACGAGAGGGAAGACAGGCCGGGTCTTTCAATCGATGGCCGACATATGTCATGCAAGCGAAAAGCTCTTGAAGTGCAAACAGGACAGTCTTCGGGAGTAGGGAGCTCAAGTTTTCAACATGATGAAAGAAACCAATTGCATACCATGCCAACCACTCATGTTGCTGTCAGCAACTCTAGTGTACCGGCTTCAACACACAATGATGCCATCGTTAATAATGGTTCGGAGCCAGCAAATCCGAGGCTCAGGCTTggtgcagcagcagcagctcgTTCTGCGATGCCTTTCTCGCTGACCTCTTCAGGGAATGCAGAAAGTTCCCGTAGAAATTTCCGTTTGCGAATGAATGGCCTACACCAACAGGATACATTTCCCAACAACTCTCTTTTGACCGAGACTGATGTTGGAAATGTAGGCCTTTCATCTTCTAGGCACTCTTCTAGATTACTCCGAAACCATCTATTTGATATGGCCCCGTCTAACTCAGTGGAAAATGCAAACCTAAACAGCCGGCCTGTTCTGTCTGATCCTCTTGTGCGCCGTAATAATCATCCTAGGTGGCAATCGAGAACTAGCAGGTGGGCTGCTGCTATTGCTGCAGCATCAGCAGCTTCCGAAGACAGGAGGATGCCTTTCGGAGAGCCTTCTTCAAGGCATATTCCACAAAACATTTCCGAGCATCCTATGTTCGTTCCAGCAAGTGAGATGGGAAACTCATCTCAGAATCCTACGAACTGGAACTTTTCTGGCGGGAGCAACAGTGTGGCTGGAAATTCCGCATCTAGTTCTCGGGCCGGGTCCAGCACCGGCCTCAATGCTGCTGCTACAAGTTGGTCCCATCGGAGCCATCCCCAATATCCTCAGAGATTATCAGAGATTGTGAGGAGATCTCTGTTGTCGAGTGCAGGAGCCGAGGCTGCAGGTCAGAGCAGCAATCATGCTGCAAGATCGGGACTACCTCAGGAGATGGTACTTCCATCGGGATCTGAAAGTCATGGTCATCGTGGGCTAAGCTCGAGATCAGCATATCTGGAGAGGCACGTCGATGGTGCTTTTGGGGTACCGCATTCGCTGAGGGCTTTGGCTGCTGCAGGTGAAGGAAGAGGCGGTGTAATGTCCGAG CAGATTCGCCACGTCCTGGACCTCATGAGGAGAGGGGAAGGCTTGAGATTTGAG GATGTGATGATCCTCGATCACTCGGTCCTTTTTGGGATGGCCGACACCCATGATCGGCACCGGGATATGCGACTAGATGTTGATAACATGTCGTACGAG GAACTATTGGCCCTAGAGGAGCGCATCGGAAATGTGTGCACCGGGCTGAGTGAAGAAACCGTGACGAGCCGTTTGAAACGACGGAAATACCTAGGTGGTAAAGCCAAGAATGCGGCTGAGATGGAGCCTTGCAGTATATGTCGG GAGGAGTATAACAAAGGTGAAGATCTCGGAGCGTTGGAATGCGGGCATAATTTCCATGCCGACTGCATCAAGGAATGGCTGATGCATAAGAACTTGTGCCCCATTTGTAAAACGACGGGGCTGACCACCTGA